The nucleotide window GAAAGTCATTTTCAATCCACTAGTATTCAGTAGTGACCGTTAGAGCTTAATCATGATTGTATTGACCCACCTAACCATTGTCACCAACATGCTCTAATACCTTGTACCACTCCAACACTGTGAGACCCATTGTTTGGCCCTCATACATGAACTCACTCGCCAAGTACACTTTCGATACAAGAGATTCCAACGTCCATGGATCTATCGCCTCCATTTTATTCATCCGAATCGGTTACCAAATCAAACCATCGActttgataccaattgttggtcAATCAAAGGGgtaaatattgaaaatatttttaccaaTGAGACATGAATAATTACATAATTGAACTTGACACCACATTTTAATCCAAAACCTTAAacctaaaatttatatatttttccttcaCTTATAGGATGTTTAACCTTCTCATTCCTATCACATCGTTTATCTAAAGAAACTTTATTGATGGCTTTTAactcaaatgtcaaattttatACTTGCACGCTCCAAACTTCCTGATCCCTTTTTTGTGGAGAAtatagttttaaagaaaaattatcacGTTCAACTGAAAATTATAAACTGGACATGGACAGATGGTATAATTTGAGTATGTAAACTGTTGTTTCTAACTTCGGATACACATTGAAAGGTGAATAAATGTCAATCCAAACACCCACTAAACcagtttcaaatttcaatattaaataaattccgTGCATAAGATATTgcacaaaccaaaccaaacagcACAGAATTGTAGCCATCAGCAAGCAACCGCGCAGACTTGCACATATGAGGGACTGATTATGAACACTTGGTGCAATTTCATAAAACCGAATttccaaattttattataattttcgaGTTACATCCGAGCAGAGGAAGCCTATTTCATAGTATTTCTGAGTTTACAACCCATTGGTGAAGGAACATTCTGACAGACATGAACCAAAACCAAAATGTTTGAATTCCAGAACATGACAAAAGAAGATTCTGAATTTACAACCCATTGGGGAAGGAGCATTCTGACAGACatgaaaccaaaaccaaaatgtTGGTATTCCAGAACATGACAACAGAAGAAATTCCTCCCGCGCCCCCTCTTCTAACACGAGACTACAAATTGTAAAGCTCCATTCTACTAATATCCACCCTGAAGCTAACCAAAGACATATATTTTACCACCAACAGATATATTTGTCAACAAGAATTTTGGTGGTTCCAAAGAGTCAACAGGCAATGCATTCTGAAACCACCTAGGACACTTCAGTCTCTCAGTCAGTCTTGTATGATCCTCCGTTCTGCTCAACACCATTTGCCAACTCTTCCTTCAACTAAATCAATTTACAAAGCAACAGAGATGGGGAGGAAAAAGTCAATCATTGCATATAGTATAcccatattatataaattgtccaaaacaaaaagagaagtgTCAACAGAATCTAAGCAAAATAAAAGGTTCTTAATGTAACTGAAGTCACAAGAAGCAATCACATTTCTCAATGACAAAGCTTATAAATTTACCTTCTGAAGTATTTTTTTCTGATACCTATATCCCTGTGACAAACAAAGTAGAATCTTAGCAAATCAATATGACATGTGGAAAGACTGTGCAGATATTTATGCAGCAAAATAATTCCAGAATGATGATATAACCTTGTCAGTTCCATAGATGTAATCACAGTATGTGAAAACTGAAGCAAAATTGCTTTGGCTTTGTCTTCCAACATAATGATGGTAATCGTGATACTCAGCGCCACCATAAAATGGAATATATTTTGTGATACTCCTGGGAAAGTCATACCTGTGACATGATAAGGTCGGCAATACAATATAAGGCCAGGTGCCAAAATTACAATGCAGGAACTAAAGAATGATGAGCAAACTTCTCATAAAGGGGAGAAAGGAGAGAGGGGAGTATGCTGGTGTTTATCAATGGGAAAGAAAGAGTGGCCTCTGGTAAATCCTACAGGCAAAATCAGCAATTATTAGGAACTTCAAGTTGGACACACCACAAGGATATTCCATCCCCGCAAAATTAACCATCGTCCTTATAATTGTGCCCTTCTATAAACAAAACCTTTATAGAAATCAGTTTGACTCTCAGTTTTGCATCAACCTGGACTAGTTCTCTATATTGCTGAGACAGCAAACACCAGAAAGATTTATTTCTTGGTGTAGTTTACTTAATCAAAAATTGGCAAATTGTCCTAGACAAATAACAATTTGACCTGTATATTGTTGAGACAGCAAACACCAGAAAGATCCATTTCTCAGCATGATTAAGAACATTATATGTACTAATGCAAAAACTAGCAAAGGTTTGTCCAagacaaatttcaattttaacttGTGGTTGCTAGATTGATCACAACAAACAAAATGTTCCCCTACAATAGTAACCCTTCAAGAAACTTTTGCTTCCTGATAAACTACAGAGGTCCCACAAGTTCGTAACCAAGTTTCTTCTTCGGCACAGAACTctcaatcaaatcaaatataatgatTTCACATTATTAAATGATTACAAACAGAAAATATAATGCTCCTCAACCTTCGTCCAGACTTCTCTTCAGTTAAAATCGGAAACTTGGCTAATAAATCATTGTGTTTACATGCGTGTTTGATTTACCATCCAGGATTCACATACGCACAAATTCACACCCAAACCAAGCCAACGTAAAAGCAACTATTAGAGCGTGTTTGGAAACAAATTCTGAGGCCAAAAACCTCATGCCTATGATGTGAAAAGCACACTTTGATGTGAAAAACCACATCGGTGATCCGTTTCCAAACACGTACTTAGTTCCATGGTACAAAATGCGTTACCAAACAAGATAGAATTTGGTAGATAGGTCACAAGTAACAGTAATAAATCTTAGGTGCAGTTCAAAGATAGTACGGAAAAAGGacataaagtttaaaaaagaaaaagtaatacACTTTGCCTCCACTAAATCTAAACGGATGAAACAAAGGAGAACAGAACAGAACGGAGTGTCCGTGCGCAAAGCAGGAAGAGATGGAACCCTGATTCAGTGCAGTCAAATTTGCACACATCCACACAGTTACTGTATTACTGttgatacataatttgaatgGAGAGAATCCagatttctttccaaaaaatgcAGCACATTAGCTATAAGAGATTTCTATTACTTGGCAAGCATTTTATCAGTGGAAAATTAGAATAAAGCAATGAaggttttaaaaagaaaaaggtgagaAAAAGCGAGCAAGGGACTGTTAGAGATCGAAAGTAAGTTTTTGTTACCCGCTGTGGGTGTCAATGGCTTCAATCTGGCGCAAGGCTATCCATAGCCAAAAGGTGATAATGTGACCAGGAACCATGGCAGGCCCGAGAAAGGAGGGAATCCCGAGGATCAAGATCTCGGCCCAGTGGGCATAGGGCGCCGCAAATCCAATGGGAGCATGGTACTCATGGTGCACGCGGTGAATCTTCTCGTAACCCCAATCGTTGTGCAGAAACCGGTGGATCCAGTAATTGGTGTAATCCTCTACGAGAAAGTAGACCAGAAGCTGCGACAGGATCTCCCTCCACGACGGTAATTGCAACCCCGTCCTGATCCCAATCATctaaaagatgaagaagaagaagaaaaaagtgattaataaatcaataaataaaaaaatcacggTGACGGTGAAGGTGAAGGAAAAAGGGAGAGGTTATGGGTTCGAATGCCCAAAGTGacatttcaaacaaaattaacaaactaaaaGATAGTGCGCGGAGAGGGGAACCTGGATGGAAGGATAAGAGATGAGTTGGAGGGGGCCGACGACGAGGAAGAACATGCGCATGACGTCTTTGTAGCACTTGAAGGTTTCGGCGAGGGACAAACGGACTTTAGGTTGGATCTTGTGGGAAGCGACGAAGGAGAAGCGCTTGAGTTCGAGGAAGACGAGGGGGAGGGGGACGAGGGAGAAGACGAGGAAGAGGAACAGAATGTTGTGGCAGTAGAGGAAGTAATCAGACTTGGAGGCGGAGTAGTTGAACCAGAGGGTTTCCGCGGAGGTGAGGTTGCGGCCCAGCGCCGCCGCGGCCTCCGGAATGGAACCATAGGGGAGCATTGTCACCGGAACCCTAGGATTGGCGGCAGCGGAGGACTGTTTTTCTGTTAGTGTAGAGTGATGTGAAATGGATGTGAGAGAGGGGAGGGGACAGGGAAGCGGTGTGTGATTTTTGCGGACGTGGTGGATGCTGCGCTGGATGCTTGTCTGTTGCCACAAATATTTGCGGGAATTTTCAAAATGCATAACTGCCCTTATTTATAGaactccttttctctttttttttttacaacggaacacctttttttttttttttaatgcatgtGAATGATGTTATGATACTGATACACAAGGATGATGCTGATTGCTAAAATCTTTTACTGCCTTTTTCTTTCCGAGGAAaacttatctagatattattacCTGAAATAAGAAAAGCATCCGTTTTTCTATATAtagaataagaaattaaatatcataacCTTTTTAATATAACAAATACTTTTGTtaaagatgataaaaaaatctacaaatattatgtatttctatcatacattattaaaaaaatgagttaaatgtaattttgttctttttatttttttaaatatataattttaattttcatattttaaattaaagatatttaattcttattttttaacatatgtgATTTTGgtctcttattttaaaataaaaatatttgattattcaattttaaaaaatatgtaattttgattttttttcaatttcatcaaattcagaaaacattaattaataaaaaatttagattaatCATGGCCCTTTTTCCCTTATCAAATTaggataagataaaaaatatatgataagagttatataacattaaattatttatttaatttacgtTATAATCAAGTTAATATCTTAATagtcaatatttttaatcaaattgatATTTGTTTCTTCCACGGTACATGTTTGGAGTGATAACGAGGAACCTCTGTGTATTTGAGGGTAATAAGGTCACTTGTATTTGTgtcaaaatttgatatttggTATCCCCAATTTTATATGTTTGCATCATCTCACTTATTTTTAGgtgagaataaataaataaacaccctaattttaatatttatatcacTTATTTTAAGTGTTTGAaccaattatttcttttttctcacttttcttaTATGTTTATCATTGtttcatttatatattgatttcaaagtctccaataaatttagtaattttttgttatttatctcAAATGTTTCTTTCTACTTTTTCATCTCTCACTTCCTTTattttcttgcatttttttttcctttgtagcTGTCATTTACTTTTATAGCATTTTGATCCTATTTTATATTGTGTAACTAAATAGTTTGATTCAcgacttttattataatatgttTTCTTCTCATATAAACACATCTTAATTAAGCCATGAtaacttttatttgaaatttataattttaatacttGTCCTTACCTTCATGTATATGgtaatttttattagatttttttaaatacattgtTTCCATTGGCTTCCGATTCTAGATCCCCCAATGAATGATAATACCACTCTCATTATGACGTGGAAATTACTCGTtaaatgtacaaaaaaaaattatgtcaagGTGATTCCAAACACGTAGATAATAGATTTCGGCCGTCCacatctactttttttttctgacataaattttttctattctttgaaatacaaaattaatttttaatagagTAATCTTTGTACATACTAATTCCCAACAAATTTTGCtcatattcacaaaattaatttttaatagagTAATCTTTGTACATACTAATTCCCAACAAATTTTGCTCATATTCACAAAAAATTAGTCCTTACCATTCGTTTTtcttaatctcttttacttttgtttttttctcccttgaaccaaaacaactttttttcttatttggcaccattgttttgttcttttttctgTGGGCCTGTAGCCATATGTaatgtaataaattaataattgagactgataaaatatatattctatttgtattaaattatatgCTGTATTGGAAAAGTTATTTTATAtcgatatatttattatataagaaaaataacgaAGTATTTATTGTTGGTCAAAACTTAATGAAAAGCATATTTCCGTGataagttttgtttttataaatatttacaaaaatatttatttttaagttgtaAGAAATAATTACAAACTTAAGAAATAAaccttttcaaaattcaaactaatggaaataattttgaaaaggaCAAGGCCGACTAAACATTTATTTAGCTCActttttttaacagaaatttaTCTCACTTAATAATGAGAATTTTTCAAActaaggaaaatattttttatggaaggaaaataatttattgaatatgtTTGGTTTTAAATTATCCTTTGAAACTTTAGGATtgtaaacttatttatttactataataaatctctttcaatttttttcaatccTTAATAGAAGGGCGTAagcttttttattcaataaaaaattttaaaaaataatattatgtaaTGATCAGATactacatattaaaaaaagatgaCATTAATCAATGAAGAGAATGAAATAATAAACCAATGTGAAGAGAAAATgtcataaaaaagataattctttttaataaaatattagtcaTTCCTAGTAAATCAATAATTCGATTTTTAAGCATTTTCAACGTAATACTGTTTACACTGTAAactaactaaaaattatattaagaatgatttgtaaaatagttgttataaaaataaataaaattattattatgtgtattttttatttcatctttatcattttattaataagattttttctctaactgttttgttttacaattttgttaacatttgtcttgagaattgattttaattaagtaaaagtATATAGTGGAGTTATAAGATGATTTGGCagtaaaatgagaagaaaataaaaaaaaatcacggaTTCGattcttttcactaaaaaaaattgatcattaataactaatatttgtcAATATGAAAAATAACTAAAGGTATAAGGTTTTTAATTTGAAAGGTATTCATTTTATCCCAGCtaaaatctttttctttaattatttaaaattaattataagaggtaattgttaataaattatttatttaatagatcaacatattattattttttaactttcaccCTTCCATCTGTTTGCCTCTATTTCTATTTGTCACGTCATGTATTTTGGAAGACATCAAAATTATTAGATCGAAAGACATTTTCGTAACTCTAacttgttttttgaaaataacaaaatgcctaaattttaagttaaaaactaaaaaaaaagtcaaaatttaatttaaccttaattatattccaatgaataaataaatgtacGTACAAAACAACAATATATTATTACCAAACACTTAGATGAATTAGTGTAAGATTATTTCAGTTTAAtgaaagattttaaatttaagtactGAGCATAAGCATACTGTACGTGTAGCATGATGACCATTTTCACTTCTCGATACTCTCAGCTCTTATGTTTACAATGCAATGATATTTTCTAGGAAAAGATGACAAATTTGTAATGCCAGAACGTAACATTTACGAAATATGATTCAGCACTAACGAAGGgtttaatttacttaattaaGTAGAATACGTGAATTCTTTTAAAacttttgatatttattttttatttcttcgcataaaaaaaatgattcaacACCATTTTGTCCAGTTAATTATAAAGGATAATGTAGGAAGTATATTGAGTtgtgtttaaaaaaacaatttcaagGTTACTTATTACTTACTAGGAATTTGAACACACGAATGTGTTTTTAGGGCAAAAGCCAATTATATTCCAATCATGTATCCTACAAACTTTGATTCTTTCAGTATATGTTCCCAGACTGATGTAAAGGATTTCCAtgggttattttttttaaaaaaaattctccccTGTTTGTAGTGCTACTATTACATAAAGCACATTAATgcctataaaaaaacataaaagcacATTAACTCCATAATTTGTATGTAAATAGTTCCTTacctttatataattaaaagtattaataGATGTttgtattagtttattttaaataataataatttgtgtgcaatttcttaacaatttaaaaaaaacaaaatataatctaTAGAGTTATCAAAACAAATAAGGTTAGCAAGAGTTATTCTTGAAATAACTTTGATCacttcttttatattattaaaaaataatataaaatcattttaatttatataagtaaatgattgttgtataaaaaaaagagagtaaatgattatatatatatatatatatatatatatatatatatatatatatatatatatatatatataattaaaatgctaGTTTTCTTGATACATTAGAAACACGCTAAGTTAATTAgtattcaacattttttatattaaaaatgcgATTAATAGATTTAGTAATTAATCGTGTAAATTCACTTAGAAGAAAATGTAGTTAATTAAGAAAAGTGGGGGtgtaaattatgattaaattaatatgGGGATGACTAATGCACACATGTGTTTTtcaataacataaatatttaaataaaaaatcaataaacttcTATGTGTCAGTAAATCAATTTTGAGATAGTATTAtcggcaaagagcaaacacgctccgtgccattggttctcattcatttttttggtaaatagcactagtttatagttttgctagtgatgtttggtttctttagagtaatacgtaacctttttaatactatgtGGTCACTCTTTCTCCTCTCtcataaacattaaattatcaattattttttatctctcataaacattaaattaatatatatattttaaaaatattaagtgtgtctgatttagatttatttataaataataataatagttgttctatttaaatgaatttggaaaataactatttttccaaaaacaattatagtaaaatataatagtaaattatatttttttatattttttttcaaccaaaTTGTTGCTCTCTTTGAgccatatttaaaaataaataaattttttgtaatcTTTATGAAGCAAAtcctttttaattactttttttttaaaaaaagtaatcatttgtttaaaaaaaattacctaatCTTTTCCTTATACTCAATTATATGTTCATTGTGTATTGtataaaaatcaacattttcatattattttgatttatttccaCTTAATATGTtcctgaaattataaaaaaaaatactataaattaaaGTATACATTTATCAAAATTTCCATAATACATTTATTATGATGAGAGATGAAAAAGGAGAGAGATTAAAAAGTTAATGTTTACgagagaaaaaaggaaagagatgATTTAATATTAATGAAAGAGTAGAGAAAATATTGTCTAAAAATTCAATGctgaaagagatgaaaaaagaaagataaatgattattttaaaattaaattataaattaatttaatatccttatatatattaaacttactaataaaaataaatttattgatttttttttcaaatatttatgatATTGATTACTAATGCACTCATAATGAAAATAAAGTGtgtgcattatatatatatatatataatgttctcatttgataatatatatttttattattattttttcctttctaaaataattattattttaagttattttatacatataaaataataataaataaatgaaagaagatattaattttataaaatcaatcttatatataatttatttattgatttgttatatatcataaatattataaggaatataaataaataaaataattaatgatatgttgaaaaattaaattaatactataataattattttgagataatttttttttacactataattataataagtatAATGTGACACAAGAAGTATTGTGTATACtgacaatttaattgattaaccaAGCTCCAATGTTTTGATCGCCGCAAAAGGCCAACAAATTTGAAGTTTTAATGTAGTATTATAATAATGGAATGGTTAAGTATCCGTAATAAAATATCCAAGTATCAACTACATTCTGTCATGTCATTAAGATGCGCAGTATATACGCTTAAACGATATTGTTCTCTTATTATTAGGCGTAAGCTCGTGAActatagtttaaaataaaatactgcGCATAAAATAACTGTTCTATTTAAAGAAgaataagtttaaaataaaatataaaaaaaactgattcaGGATGTTTTATTAATAGGAACgaaagaaataaatgagaaatataataaaaatagaattagaTGAGTCCCGCCCCTATTGTATAGgtaaataataacataattaatcaGTTAGTTCAACTGATAACTTTCAAGTGTctcaatttttgtatatatctaaaggagaaaataaaaagatgatagatttaatttttgtgCTGTCCCTTCTCAAGTTGTCATCGTGCTGTCTCTTCAAAATGatgtcttttttaaaaataatacggGAACATTGAGAAGGGACATAggttaattttaaatatcatcACACCTATTTATGCCTTCAAATTAATTACAGATCCATTTCTTTAAGTAAAAtgagaattaattttgataaagtatattttataaGCAAATAATAGATAGATGGATACATATATGTCAGTTTTGTCTAAATAGACCCGTGCTCTCACAGGATCATCTCACATGTGTATGTAtttgtataatagtataatcttttttttaatgaaaatatagtAGCATGCATGTATCTAGTACTACATATAGGATAAGTttgtttaaacataaaaaaataataattataaaataagtatttttttaagaaatacatCAGAtgtgtttcttaaaaaaacaaaaagaaaactgtttattacatttaaaaaacacttatttaaaaaataaattaatccatAATTAACTAATAAATCATGAAAAACAACGGCGCAGCTGGTAAAACCTAGCACAGGTGGAGGTCACAGGGGGCTCCATCCCTCGCCGTTCATAAAGTACAATCCCTGTGCATCTTTTTGACTCTTGGCTATTCCACATCAATTAGGACACATAGTAATATATAGCAAGATATGACTATAAAAAGCTGGCCACCCTTTCAAAAGGTGAAAACCAATGTTTCTCATGCCAATCTAAAATGCTAGGACGTgtcaattaattatacatttttgGCTCCTTGTTAATTACACCTAGATATTACCATGATGCTTAATTAAGCTTTGAAATTCTGGTATTAGACAATTAACATTAGAACACAGGTGTGATAATCTTTTTTGCAATGGAAAAGGAGCTAGCTCTAGTCCTTCACATGAGCCAACCGGGAGCATGAGTACTTATCACCCCTATCTTTTAATCATTTGTTCCCTTCACGCTCTTGGTTGCTGTCCTTCTAGTCAGCTTATTCATATACCCTTTGCAATCGATTATGTCTTTGATTAATGTTCACATTTCACAGatcactctctctctatatCTCTCTCTCCGATCATGATAATTATATACTTCGATTCTTACCTTGATTATAATCTATAAATGTCGTAGATATTGATATATTACTCTTAGTCATGGAAATTCGCGGTTATTATTTCTCAATCATATATATTTGCATCGACAACATTGTTATCCTAGCCTACTCTCATCTTACTTAAAAATTGATTATCAGTGCAGTGATCATTAATCAAGTGTAATTAATACTacctaatttctttttcttttacttcttgGTTTGACTATAATTACTATCAATCAATTCCCTTCCCCTTTTCTGCAACTTTGGCAAACTCCAAAGTGAAAGCAACGTCATCTTCATCCAGCTGATCACTCCGAGTTACTGCTATCAATATTTCAGCCCCACCTTTATTACGAGACTCATAAGTGCCATAATTGTAATATCAGAACTGCAATAATGCAATATACTCCTCCTTCATCAAGCATGCTCCATTAAAAATTGGACGAGTAGTGCTATTTTGAAACGGCATTCTGCTCACATATATCTGAAGTACTTCAAACTAATTCACTAGTGCTATTTAAATGCTGCTTTTTTTTAGCTCCGGATATTTTCTAggcaaaaattaaagaatagtCTCTTAAAATAATATCTATTTAAATGGTGCTCCTGAGTGTACAAAATATGATCAAATATAATCAACAACGTGCATTAATTGCACGAAAGAATTAGTTCAGTTGATTAAACCAAGTACTTATTTTTTAGTAGCTATCTTCAATTAGCatggatagaaaaaaaaaagcattataCGAATCTAGCTCCTAACTGTAGAAAca belongs to Glycine soja cultivar W05 chromosome 5, ASM419377v2, whole genome shotgun sequence and includes:
- the LOC114412109 gene encoding methylsterol monooxygenase 1-1-like encodes the protein MLPYGSIPEAAAALGRNLTSAETLWFNYSASKSDYFLYCHNILFLFLVFSLVPLPLVFLELKRFSFVASHKIQPKVRLSLAETFKCYKDVMRMFFLVVGPLQLISYPSIQMIGIRTGLQLPSWREILSQLLVYFLVEDYTNYWIHRFLHNDWGYEKIHRVHHEYHAPIGFAAPYAHWAEILILGIPSFLGPAMVPGHIITFWLWIALRQIEAIDTHSGYDFPRSITKYIPFYGGAEYHDYHHYVGRQSQSNFASVFTYCDYIYGTDKGYRYQKKILQKLKEELANGVEQNGGSYKTD